Proteins encoded by one window of Microcoleus sp. FACHB-68:
- a CDS encoding CHAT domain-containing protein — translation MTQELEFHISVTPVGGNEYLVRTERVIPGVPLAEEQVTWPVDEWLAQARHLMNDPLLGLLQENATLANGEALANIQGTKTPKKREQSYYPGQQEDLEADPGEAARAVNLVALGRHLYNYLFQGTLRDSWMTAQGIAQHRREVLRLRLGLKGNTLPRLPWEVLHAGNRPIATGTDVVFSRYQPPIKGVSQPPLEGHDKERNATTLKILMVLAAPTDQQSLELKREADHLKKELQSRSFSSAAGPAMQLTILDQPDRASLTQALEQSKYQVFHYAGHSNLGASGGELYLVSRTTGLTETLNGYDLAGLLANNGIQLAVFNSCRGAHAATSHPTDDTGERNLAEALVKRGIPAVLAMAERIPDDVALTLARLFYRNLSSGFAVDLSLSRARQGLISAYGSNQLYWALPILYLHHEFDGYLSSRYHVNSSLSMPDEDLSLPAARQARSPIPFNPQDADDFDLYGDYDDAEVEDTFDDLGYEDYGDEDVSADELGYDDLPDEEEASAFVAELFRKLDISDSATAERQIPPNDEEDFRESYQSAPVSKKRQLPATPINDRQRQPEPQNQRQPETENSPQAQVSVPKSPFRLHNSISKLAIGFVGISLLTLVGLWSFRDQIFQSKQPVADFAPATISPPPTENLNPSELKKASTPQVVANAVEQFNKGNLVEGQQAVEALLDRGALPQAKAALAALPNKQQDEPRINFLYGRLIWQFVQAGNKDYSIDDARRRWEASVRQQPNSSLSQTALGFAYYAEGNLNRAGQSWGQVLKLQQANSGTATKLVAGGNPQGATTTPTPDSSASRDSLTAYAGSALILMKSAKNLPPQQRGTVLSKAIKTRNYVMSQDPVNFQQDALAKNWMWSEAAIKDWQALLQLKEED, via the coding sequence GTGACTCAGGAATTAGAATTTCATATTTCTGTTACCCCAGTAGGGGGAAATGAATATCTGGTGCGGACAGAACGGGTAATCCCTGGCGTGCCCTTAGCTGAAGAGCAGGTCACTTGGCCGGTGGACGAGTGGTTGGCCCAAGCTCGTCACTTGATGAATGACCCATTGCTAGGTTTGTTGCAGGAAAATGCAACCCTGGCAAATGGAGAGGCACTGGCAAACATTCAGGGAACCAAAACACCGAAAAAACGCGAACAAAGTTACTATCCTGGACAACAGGAAGATTTAGAAGCAGATCCGGGTGAGGCGGCACGAGCGGTTAACTTAGTGGCCCTAGGCCGGCACCTGTACAATTACTTATTTCAAGGCACCTTGCGCGACAGCTGGATGACGGCTCAAGGGATTGCTCAGCACCGGCGAGAAGTGCTGCGCTTGCGCTTGGGACTTAAAGGCAACACCCTTCCCCGTCTTCCTTGGGAAGTGCTTCATGCCGGCAACCGCCCAATTGCCACCGGCACGGATGTGGTCTTTTCCCGCTATCAACCCCCGATTAAAGGGGTAAGCCAGCCTCCCCTAGAGGGACACGACAAAGAGCGCAATGCCACGACTTTAAAAATTTTAATGGTGCTCGCCGCCCCCACAGACCAACAAAGTCTGGAACTCAAGCGGGAAGCGGATCATTTAAAAAAAGAACTGCAAAGTCGCTCGTTCTCAAGTGCTGCCGGCCCGGCGATGCAACTGACGATCCTGGATCAGCCGGATCGCGCTTCCCTGACACAAGCGCTCGAACAAAGCAAATATCAGGTGTTTCACTATGCCGGCCACAGTAATTTAGGCGCTTCAGGGGGCGAACTGTATCTCGTCAGCCGCACCACCGGCTTAACTGAAACCTTAAACGGTTATGATTTAGCCGGATTGCTGGCCAACAATGGCATCCAGTTGGCCGTGTTCAATTCCTGCCGAGGTGCCCACGCTGCCACCTCACACCCAACAGACGACACCGGAGAGCGCAACCTAGCAGAAGCCCTCGTCAAGCGCGGAATACCTGCTGTGCTGGCAATGGCGGAACGGATTCCCGATGATGTCGCCCTAACCCTAGCAAGGCTGTTTTACCGTAACCTTTCCTCTGGCTTTGCAGTGGATTTGAGCCTGAGTCGGGCACGGCAGGGACTGATTTCGGCTTACGGGTCTAACCAGCTTTACTGGGCTTTACCCATTTTGTATCTGCATCATGAATTTGATGGGTATTTATCTTCTCGCTATCATGTAAACAGCTCTTTGTCAATGCCTGATGAGGATCTGAGTTTACCGGCAGCTCGGCAGGCAAGATCGCCGATCCCCTTCAATCCACAGGATGCAGATGATTTCGACTTGTATGGCGACTATGACGATGCAGAGGTCGAAGATACCTTTGATGACCTGGGATACGAGGATTACGGCGATGAAGACGTTTCAGCCGACGAGTTAGGCTATGACGATTTGCCTGATGAAGAAGAAGCTTCAGCGTTCGTGGCTGAGTTATTTCGCAAGCTAGATATCTCAGATTCAGCCACAGCAGAACGGCAGATTCCGCCAAATGACGAGGAAGACTTCCGAGAAAGCTACCAATCGGCACCCGTGTCGAAAAAGCGGCAATTGCCGGCAACCCCTATCAACGACCGGCAGCGTCAGCCGGAACCGCAAAATCAGCGGCAGCCAGAGACAGAGAACTCTCCTCAGGCTCAAGTCAGCGTTCCCAAATCACCCTTTAGGCTGCATAACTCAATCTCAAAGCTAGCGATCGGCTTTGTGGGTATTAGCTTGCTGACGCTTGTGGGTTTATGGTCTTTTCGAGATCAAATTTTTCAGTCCAAACAGCCGGTGGCAGACTTCGCGCCGGCAACCATTTCACCGCCACCCACTGAGAATTTGAATCCTAGCGAACTGAAGAAAGCCAGCACCCCGCAAGTCGTTGCGAATGCAGTTGAACAGTTCAATAAGGGCAACTTGGTAGAGGGACAGCAAGCTGTCGAAGCACTGTTAGATCGGGGCGCACTACCACAGGCAAAGGCTGCTCTCGCCGCACTGCCGAATAAACAACAGGATGAACCGAGGATTAACTTTCTTTACGGCAGGTTGATCTGGCAGTTTGTCCAAGCCGGCAACAAAGATTACAGCATTGATGATGCGCGTCGGCGCTGGGAAGCCTCTGTGAGACAGCAACCCAACTCCTCACTTTCCCAAACTGCTTTGGGCTTTGCCTACTACGCGGAAGGCAATTTGAATCGAGCCGGCCAAAGTTGGGGACAGGTTTTGAAATTGCAACAAGCAAATTCAGGGACGGCGACTAAACTGGTAGCCGGTGGCAACCCACAAGGGGCAACCACCACCCCAACCCCGGATTCATCCGCGAGTCGCGATAGTCTCACTGCTTATGCCGGTTCAGCCTTGATCCTGATGAAATCGGCCAAAAACCTGCCCCCACAGCAACGCGGGACGGTATTGAGCAAAGCGATCAAAACCCGAAACTATGTCATGTCTCAAGATCCGGTGAACTTTCAACAAGACGCCCTTGCTAAGAACTGGATGTGGTCAGAAGCTGCAATTAAGGACTGGCAAGCGCTTTTGCAATTGAAGGAGGAAGATTGA
- a CDS encoding D-alanine--D-alanine ligase family protein: protein MTKLRVGLLFGGRSGEHEVSISSARAIARALSDEQNTGKYELLPVYIQKDGIWHAGDVAQQVLTAGKPLELETQNSPLPLPAADSQDLIPSTSQQLNRWQSPPQVADVDVWFPILHGPNGEDGTVQGLLKLMQVPFVGSGVLGSAMGMDKIAMKMAFGHAGLPQVKYMAINRSQIFSNPCVFPKLCDEIEQNLGYPCFVKPANLGSSVGISKVRSREQLEAALDSAASYDRRIIVEAGVVAREVECAVLGNDHPKASVVGEITYQSDFYDYETKYTEGVAGLAIPTSLPEAVTQQIQEMAIQAFLAVDGAGLARVDFFYVESTGEVLINEINTMPGFTATSMYPQLWAATGIPFPELVERLIQLALETR from the coding sequence ATGACAAAATTGCGAGTCGGACTGTTATTTGGTGGACGCTCTGGAGAACATGAAGTTTCGATTAGTTCAGCACGAGCAATTGCCCGCGCCTTAAGCGATGAGCAAAACACCGGCAAGTATGAATTGCTGCCGGTTTATATCCAAAAAGATGGGATTTGGCACGCCGGCGATGTGGCGCAACAAGTTTTAACGGCGGGAAAACCCCTAGAATTAGAAACCCAAAATTCTCCCCTGCCACTTCCAGCAGCCGACTCCCAGGACTTGATTCCTAGCACTTCCCAACAGCTCAACCGTTGGCAATCTCCGCCGCAAGTGGCGGATGTGGACGTTTGGTTTCCAATTTTGCACGGCCCCAATGGTGAAGATGGTACGGTGCAAGGATTGCTGAAATTAATGCAAGTCCCGTTTGTGGGATCTGGGGTTTTAGGTTCGGCAATGGGGATGGATAAAATTGCCATGAAAATGGCGTTTGGTCATGCCGGCTTGCCCCAGGTAAAATATATGGCAATTAACCGTTCGCAAATCTTCTCTAATCCTTGCGTTTTTCCCAAACTTTGCGATGAAATTGAGCAAAACCTCGGTTATCCTTGTTTTGTCAAACCGGCAAATTTAGGCTCCTCTGTAGGTATTTCTAAAGTGCGTTCCCGCGAACAGTTAGAAGCGGCTTTGGATAGTGCCGCAAGCTATGATCGGCGGATCATTGTCGAAGCCGGTGTTGTCGCAAGAGAAGTGGAATGCGCGGTATTGGGAAATGATCACCCGAAAGCATCTGTTGTGGGCGAGATTACTTATCAAAGTGATTTCTATGATTACGAAACCAAATATACCGAGGGAGTTGCCGGTTTAGCAATTCCCACATCCCTGCCAGAGGCAGTCACCCAACAAATTCAAGAAATGGCCATTCAAGCATTTTTGGCCGTCGATGGTGCCGGTTTGGCACGGGTGGATTTCTTCTATGTTGAATCCACTGGCGAAGTATTAATTAACGAAATCAATACGATGCCAGGGTTTACCGCCACCAGTATGTACCCCCAACTTTGGGCAGCTACCGGCATCCCGTTTCCAGAATTAGTCGAACGACTGATCCAACTGGCGCTAGAAACTAGATAG
- a CDS encoding S8 family peptidase has product MRKFFLLCLFVIGIGWALFNFKGLATQGTFDSIVLDFREDIPAAQIDSQLETISQKYNAAPRLNSEYSAADNVYIIKGDRQLLKTLRKSELAKSTEFIEPNYVYGLPEQTNVASWVAGANNRPGEAYPTLKGPNDPFYSKQWNLRSINMERAWEESKGSGVTVAVIDTGISAVPDLADTKFVPGYDFVNDKVAADDDNGHGTHVAGTIAQSTNNSFGVAGIAYEASLMPLKVLSGGGGGTISDIAEAIKFAADNGADVINMSLGGPGESQLLQEAIDYAHQKGVVIVAAAGNSGDNSAGYPARYPNVIGVAALDATGNKAFYSNFGAGVDISAPGGDTKEGELGGILQNTIDPQSGAPIFAAYQGTSMASPHVAGVAALVKAIGVEDPSEITNVLLQSARVVQEDPLNHFGAGQLDAASAVQLATQGQITFRDFFRWLRDNGYLNPRFWLDGGAVALLPKVAMVLGSYLLAWFLRSYFPFSWSWSLGSGLVAGSSGLFFLRGLYIFDLPQWPFRVMGSSLPELGSAVQGSSMLNPIFASVLIPAVLVVLLLGHPQWKWLAIGTTLGVASCLAVSAVVSPAVWGLGAGVGARSFLIVNALLCYGLARLAVKTEGATT; this is encoded by the coding sequence ATGAGAAAATTTTTCCTTCTGTGCCTATTTGTAATCGGGATAGGCTGGGCCTTATTTAACTTCAAGGGTTTAGCTACCCAAGGTACATTTGATAGCATTGTGCTGGATTTCCGCGAAGATATCCCAGCCGCTCAGATAGATAGCCAACTGGAGACAATTTCGCAAAAGTATAACGCTGCACCCCGCCTGAATAGCGAATATTCAGCCGCAGACAATGTTTACATTATTAAGGGCGACCGGCAATTACTGAAAACCCTGAGAAAGTCTGAACTGGCTAAGTCTACAGAATTTATTGAGCCGAATTATGTCTACGGGCTGCCAGAACAGACGAATGTTGCCTCATGGGTAGCCGGCGCAAACAACCGTCCTGGTGAGGCATACCCCACCTTAAAAGGGCCAAACGACCCCTTCTATAGCAAGCAGTGGAATCTCCGCAGCATTAACATGGAACGGGCGTGGGAGGAAAGTAAAGGCAGTGGCGTCACCGTTGCCGTGATTGACACCGGCATCAGCGCCGTCCCGGATTTGGCAGATACCAAATTCGTTCCTGGCTACGACTTCGTCAACGATAAAGTCGCAGCAGACGATGATAACGGCCACGGAACCCACGTTGCCGGCACCATCGCCCAATCCACCAATAACAGCTTTGGCGTCGCCGGCATCGCTTACGAAGCCAGCCTCATGCCGCTGAAAGTCCTTAGTGGCGGCGGTGGCGGCACCATCAGCGATATTGCCGAAGCAATTAAATTTGCCGCCGACAACGGCGCAGACGTGATCAACATGAGCTTGGGTGGCCCTGGTGAGAGCCAATTGCTGCAAGAAGCCATCGACTACGCCCACCAAAAAGGCGTGGTTATCGTTGCAGCCGCCGGCAACTCAGGCGATAACTCAGCCGGCTATCCTGCCCGTTATCCCAACGTGATTGGCGTCGCCGCCCTTGATGCCACCGGCAATAAAGCCTTTTACTCGAATTTTGGAGCAGGCGTAGATATCTCCGCCCCCGGTGGAGATACCAAAGAAGGTGAACTTGGTGGGATTCTGCAAAACACCATCGATCCGCAAAGCGGCGCACCCATCTTTGCGGCATATCAAGGCACCAGCATGGCATCTCCGCACGTTGCCGGTGTTGCCGCATTAGTCAAAGCGATTGGGGTTGAAGATCCCAGTGAAATCACAAACGTCCTGCTGCAATCAGCGCGGGTTGTCCAAGAAGATCCCCTCAACCATTTTGGTGCCGGTCAATTAGATGCTGCCAGTGCGGTTCAGCTAGCGACTCAGGGGCAAATCACCTTCCGCGACTTCTTCCGCTGGCTGCGTGATAATGGTTATCTCAACCCTCGCTTCTGGTTGGATGGCGGTGCTGTGGCGCTGTTGCCCAAGGTGGCGATGGTATTGGGTTCCTACTTGTTAGCTTGGTTTTTACGCAGTTACTTCCCCTTCAGCTGGAGTTGGAGTCTGGGAAGCGGGCTAGTTGCCGGCAGTTCTGGGCTATTCTTCCTGCGCGGTTTGTACATCTTTGACCTGCCGCAGTGGCCATTCCGGGTGATGGGCAGTTCGCTTCCGGAACTAGGAAGTGCCGTTCAAGGCAGCAGTATGCTGAATCCCATTTTTGCCAGTGTGCTGATTCCAGCGGTTCTCGTGGTGCTGTTGCTGGGTCATCCCCAGTGGAAATGGCTGGCAATTGGTACGACACTTGGGGTGGCGAGTTGTTTAGCCGTGAGTGCGGTGGTTTCACCGGCAGTTTGGGGATTGGGTGCCGGTGTTGGTGCCCGCAGTTTCCTAATTGTTAATGCTTTACTTTGCTACGGACTCGCCCGTTTAGCCGTTAAAACAGAAGGAGCAACAACATGA